A segment of the Trifolium pratense cultivar HEN17-A07 linkage group LG7, ARS_RC_1.1, whole genome shotgun sequence genome:
TCCTAAAACAAGGTTGGGGATCGGGATCTCTATCACCCTTTAGAAAGCTCAACTTTCTAAATTGCCTAATGCATTGCTTTAAGCTCGCCGTAACCGACAAAAGTGTTCCTACACCCTTTTCACTAATGATCTTACCACCGGTCGCAGTGTACCTAAGAGTTGGATAAACAACTCTTCTACAAAGCACATGATCAAGAAACATTATACCTTTCGTTATATGTTCTATAGGAAGGCATTCATTATCAAGCTTGACCATTAACTTCTGGTCACAAAACTCAATTAACTGTTTCCTCAAAGTAGCCGTGTCTGCCCTAGGACCCCGAACACCAATCAAGATATGACCACCATATCTTATAAAATCCATCTTCCTAGTTTTATCAGGTCCACTAGTAGGCACAAACTCCGGCCAAGAAGTGTTTCCTTGCTCGGCTTCCCCTTCAGGACAATTCCATATAACATCACTCTTAGAAGGAACATAAATCTCCTTCATTTTCCCTTCCAACCAACGATCCAACTCATCCAAAACAATATTCGCCAGAAGTGGACTCAAAATTCCACAATGCCCCCAATTCGGAACCTTCTCAGCTTCCTCGGGCGCAAAACCGAAAAAAGTATCCAACCAATAAGGATCCGGCTTCGGTTCATCCTCATTCAAAACCCTCTTCTTCTGATACTTCCTTttcgtcttcttcttctctctatCATCAACATTACTTACCACAACCGGCGTAACCAACGCGGATTTCAATAAATCAACAACCATCTTATCCCTAACATCTCTCATAACAGCATTAATAACTAACCCTACTTTAACCCCATCTAACAAAGTACTCAAATCACCTTTCAAATACCACAAATAACCAGCAAAATTCCTTCTAATAACTCTCAAAACCGTATGCGGCGTCCTCCCAGGACGAAACGCATACGATTTCTCTGAAAACCTAGGTTCATAAATAGGTTCAAGAATCATCAACAAAACCTCCTGAACAATTTTATCCTGAAAAGGTGTAGGTTGAGTAGTTgtcaaaatcattttaattttcctTTTCGATAACGATTCATAATCAGTTTTATCAATCGGTGATTTGATATGAAATTTGAGACGCGAACCCCATTTAAAATTACCATCAATAACCGCATTTCGAAGAGCGAGAAGATCTTCGAGTTGCGGTCGTTGAATTGAACTACGAGGAGTGTATGAACCGGTTTCATCGGTGGTAACTTTTTGGTAAGCGAGGAGCCAGAGTTCGAAGCGGCGGAGATAGGAGGAGAGGTTGGTGATGATTTTGTCAGGGTGGCGGAAATTGTCGATCCACATTTGGGAACAGAGGGAGAATCCGTCTTCTTTGAGGAGGGTGGAGGGGTCGTTTGGATCGGGTGGTGGACGGCGGaagttggtggtggtggaggagagGTGGCGGAGGAGGTGAGGGTGTAGGGGAGTTAAGGTGGGGATTGTGTGTAGGGGATTGGTGTGAGTGAGGAGTTGGAGAGTGAAGAGAGTGAAACGACGTCGATTCATTGTTTGTGAATTGTGAGTATTGTGTGGTGAAGAAGAAGGTTTGACATAAACCCAACAAAAACCCTCAAAGCTTTGCTGAAAATCAATCCATGGCGTTTATTTCATAGGAGCGATGGTAGtaaaattgtcaaattttaaattaatttggtaAACCGATATAAATAGGGAGATTAAAATTGtacacataaaataaataataaaaaagtgttTGTGTTCATGGGACAAATAGTAAGTTTTTAggaaatttttatgaaaatatgtgaACTAGATATATAttggaaatttaaatgaaatggTTAAAGAGTGTCTCAGAAATTATCAGCATTTTTATAATAGAGAGATTAAGAGTTCGATTGATATGTAAAATTTGGATTTAGATTCAGTGAATTCATCAAAACCAGTCACTGCAGTCAAATAGAATATGAGTCCTTCTAGATATCCAATGGACTATATTCCGCCACAtcatccaattttttataaaggCAAATTGCTTTATGTCCCTTGACTGCCCTGCAATACTTTTGGCGGCAAATTACATGGGGATTAAGTGCCCATTCTTCTCTATTGGTAAAGTTAAACCTCAACAATCTTCTCCATTGATGAAACGTT
Coding sequences within it:
- the LOC123898552 gene encoding nuclear intron maturase 2, mitochondrial, encoding MNRRRFTLFTLQLLTHTNPLHTIPTLTPLHPHLLRHLSSTTTNFRRPPPDPNDPSTLLKEDGFSLCSQMWIDNFRHPDKIITNLSSYLRRFELWLLAYQKVTTDETGSYTPRSSIQRPQLEDLLALRNAVIDGNFKWGSRLKFHIKSPIDKTDYESLSKRKIKMILTTTQPTPFQDKIVQEVLLMILEPIYEPRFSEKSYAFRPGRTPHTVLRVIRRNFAGYLWYLKGDLSTLLDGVKVGLVINAVMRDVRDKMVVDLLKSALVTPVVVSNVDDREKKKTKRKYQKKRVLNEDEPKPDPYWLDTFFGFAPEEAEKVPNWGHCGILSPLLANIVLDELDRWLEGKMKEIYVPSKSDVIWNCPEGEAEQGNTSWPEFVPTSGPDKTRKMDFIRYGGHILIGVRGPRADTATLRKQLIEFCDQKLMVKLDNECLPIEHITKGIMFLDHVLCRRVVYPTLRYTATGGKIISEKGVGTLLSVTASLKQCIRQFRKLSFLKGDRDPDPQPCFRMFHATQAHTNAQMNKFLATMVEWYRFADNRKKIVNFCSYIIRGSLAKLYAAKYKLRSRAKVYKIGSRNLSRPLKEKKGQSPEYHNLLRMGLAESIDGLQYTRMSLVPETDYTPFPGNWRPDHEKSLLEYIKLEDPKTLEEQQSCIREQGLVTPQDYISMLVWNYKRNSLPMEHLSLAKSDGSVVGNQHLLASSNQDDASKEGENDARMNEAQM